Proteins from a genomic interval of Serratia marcescens:
- a CDS encoding ribbon-helix-helix domain-containing protein codes for MAIVRPTKKNTTPAEDSAAEAFINSAPDGAATRRKGVVKGKRQQITLTIDPEILDRLDVKAAEDGVSRAALINIAIRQLLNRGATVGGGS; via the coding sequence ATGGCTATTGTAAGACCAACGAAAAAAAACACTACCCCTGCTGAAGACAGCGCGGCAGAAGCCTTTATAAATTCGGCTCCAGATGGCGCGGCAACGCGAAGAAAGGGCGTAGTAAAAGGCAAACGTCAACAGATCACGTTAACGATAGATCCTGAGATTTTGGACCGGCTCGATGTGAAAGCCGCTGAAGATGGCGTGTCTCGGGCTGCACTCATCAACATCGCAATTCGCCAGCTATTGAACCGAGGAGCCACGGTTGGAGGCGGGAGTTAA
- a CDS encoding AAA family ATPase: MIITVGNTKGGVGKTTLAVNIAAARAQQGRDVLLIDGDRQGTAQIAVGIRANDDSLPGIACVSYPEGPILRAQVLQQKMKYDDIIIDAGGRDSTALRAALVLSDALLVPYRPGSFDVWALEDISALIKEARSVRDGLNVFAIINAADSNPHSIDNREAAEVIADFPELTLIPKHIVARKAWSNGAASGKCTLEMKPRDPKADADLERLISILFS; the protein is encoded by the coding sequence ATGATTATAACAGTAGGAAACACCAAGGGCGGGGTAGGCAAAACCACTTTGGCAGTAAACATCGCTGCAGCACGAGCACAACAGGGTCGAGATGTATTATTGATAGATGGGGATCGACAAGGCACGGCTCAAATCGCTGTTGGCATAAGGGCAAATGATGATTCGCTGCCAGGTATCGCCTGTGTGTCTTATCCCGAAGGACCGATCCTTCGTGCTCAAGTGCTCCAGCAAAAGATGAAATATGATGACATCATCATTGATGCAGGTGGCAGGGACTCCACAGCGTTACGTGCTGCTTTAGTGCTATCCGATGCACTGTTGGTTCCATACCGTCCTGGAAGCTTCGACGTTTGGGCTCTTGAAGACATATCTGCACTGATCAAAGAAGCGCGGAGTGTGAGAGATGGGTTGAACGTTTTCGCTATTATCAACGCTGCCGACTCCAATCCACACTCGATTGATAATCGAGAGGCAGCAGAAGTGATTGCAGACTTCCCAGAACTGACACTAATCCCCAAACATATTGTGGCGCGTAAAGCGTGGTCGAATGGGGCAGCATCAGGGAAATGTACGCTTGAAATGAAACCAAGGGATCCCAAAGCTGACGCTGACCTGGAAAGATTAATATCAATCTTATTTTCATAG
- a CDS encoding N-6 DNA methylase — protein MSNQLSFDALLAPETPVQCAPRMTPREARKQFIKTFSVIATYHRRLDVFRDFIRLAANELDLVRVRSEEGREEAVQICKRYEAVDLQRMQQLFCFLIDAMEGGMDDLLGGIFMELEFGSSSMGQFFTPCEVSRLIAALTLGDHVKELEHRPFITLDEPASGSGGMVIAAAEHLLSKGYNPQQALYIRCTDIDPLAADMCFIQLALLGLPASVYTGNTLTMKMFKVRHTPMYYANGWSERLRLVDMITKFKAVLHAV, from the coding sequence ATGAGCAACCAACTTTCCTTCGATGCACTGTTAGCCCCCGAAACCCCGGTTCAATGTGCGCCGCGTATGACGCCACGCGAAGCCAGAAAACAATTCATCAAAACGTTCTCTGTTATTGCGACCTATCACCGTCGTCTCGATGTTTTCCGCGACTTCATTCGCCTGGCTGCTAATGAACTCGATTTGGTGCGAGTACGGTCAGAGGAGGGCAGGGAAGAAGCGGTTCAGATTTGTAAGCGATACGAGGCTGTTGATCTGCAGAGGATGCAGCAACTGTTTTGTTTCTTAATCGACGCGATGGAAGGGGGAATGGATGACCTGCTGGGCGGGATATTTATGGAGCTTGAATTTGGCTCGTCGTCGATGGGGCAATTCTTCACGCCGTGCGAAGTCTCACGACTCATTGCCGCCCTGACACTCGGGGACCATGTTAAAGAGCTGGAACATCGCCCGTTTATCACGTTGGATGAACCTGCCAGTGGTTCGGGCGGCATGGTGATCGCCGCTGCTGAACACCTGCTCTCTAAAGGGTATAACCCGCAACAAGCGCTTTATATCCGTTGTACAGATATCGATCCTTTGGCTGCGGATATGTGTTTTATCCAGCTTGCGCTCTTGGGATTACCGGCCTCGGTCTATACCGGAAATACGTTGACGATGAAAATGTTTAAAGTCAGGCATACCCCGATGTATTACGCCAACGGCTGGAGCGAAAGACTTCGCCTGGTTGATATGATCACGAAATTCAAGGCGGTGTTACACGCAGTTTAA
- a CDS encoding DUF3085 domain-containing protein yields the protein MNNKICFKGKKTFEVITQARQQGCDVLLVKDEGVYLMAAARTKGKRLLAYAEGLDPTTRDSGDVFDDACRICGGDDFMERLPSDDPTFDHLLEKQGHLEFLITQTEFCMTSVG from the coding sequence ATGAATAACAAGATTTGTTTCAAAGGTAAAAAGACATTTGAGGTGATCACGCAAGCACGCCAACAGGGGTGTGATGTGCTGCTGGTCAAAGATGAAGGGGTGTATTTGATGGCGGCAGCGCGTACCAAAGGAAAGCGGTTATTGGCCTATGCCGAAGGGTTGGATCCGACGACCCGTGACAGTGGCGACGTGTTTGATGACGCCTGCCGGATATGTGGTGGGGACGACTTTATGGAGCGTCTCCCGTCGGACGATCCGACCTTTGACCACCTGCTCGAGAAACAAGGTCATCTTGAATTTCTCATTACGCAAACCGAGTTCTGTATGACGTCGGTGGGTTAA
- the parM gene encoding plasmid segregation protein ParM domain-containing protein produces MHICCDDGSTNVKLAWYVAGDLRTTLSPNSFRQGWKIDGIGSRRTFNYLVDGVKYTFDDVSQQAISTTHIEYQYGDTNLLAVHHALLNSGVEPQAVKLTVTLPISEFYTEDCQKNTVNIQRKIDNLLRPVTLNKGEAFTVAAVEVMPESLPAVFSPLVRENVGPLETSLVIDLGGTTLDAGVIVGQFDDVTAIHGNPTLGVSMVTQAALTALRMADSDTSAYVADTVIQRRHDRAFLSQLINDASRVDDVIAAIEHGITRLGDRVVNELARFRHVNRVWLVGGGAPLIESAVRKAWKLPAERITLVESPQMALASEMALYKQEG; encoded by the coding sequence ATGCATATTTGCTGTGATGATGGCTCTACCAATGTGAAACTGGCCTGGTATGTGGCGGGGGATTTACGCACGACCTTGTCACCCAATTCTTTCCGTCAGGGATGGAAAATCGATGGTATCGGCAGCCGTCGCACGTTCAACTATCTCGTTGATGGCGTGAAGTATACCTTTGACGATGTCAGCCAACAGGCGATCAGCACGACCCACATTGAGTATCAGTACGGTGATACCAATCTCCTGGCGGTGCATCATGCCTTGCTAAACAGTGGCGTGGAGCCACAAGCGGTAAAGCTGACCGTCACATTGCCGATCAGTGAGTTTTATACCGAAGATTGTCAGAAAAACACGGTTAATATTCAGCGAAAAATCGACAACCTGCTTCGACCTGTGACGTTGAACAAGGGGGAGGCCTTTACCGTGGCGGCTGTTGAAGTGATGCCAGAATCCCTGCCTGCGGTGTTTTCTCCCCTGGTGCGGGAGAATGTCGGGCCGCTGGAAACGTCCCTGGTTATCGATTTGGGCGGTACGACGCTCGATGCCGGAGTCATTGTCGGGCAGTTCGACGATGTGACGGCGATCCACGGTAATCCCACCCTGGGTGTTTCGATGGTGACGCAGGCCGCGCTGACGGCGCTGCGTATGGCGGACAGCGATACGAGCGCCTATGTGGCGGATACGGTGATCCAACGCCGCCATGATCGCGCCTTTTTGTCACAGCTGATTAATGATGCTTCCCGGGTTGATGACGTTATCGCCGCGATAGAGCACGGTATCACCCGGCTTGGCGATCGTGTGGTGAACGAACTGGCGCGATTCCGCCACGTTAACCGGGTTTGGCTGGTCGGTGGGGGCGCTCCGCTGATAGAATCTGCGGTAAGAAAAGCCTGGAAACTGCCGGCAGAGCGTATAACGCTGGTCGAAAGCCCGCAAATGGCGCTGGCGAGTGAAATGGCATTGTATAAACAAGAGGGATAA
- a CDS encoding plasmid partitioning/stability family protein, which translates to MSDNSSDTRRKFTSYLQLDCEADRHALDVVESISQRVRGDFLRNAIITTAALHQLDPRLPVLLATMYNGQLTSEQLVNLVSQTTGWKPDMAAIRDVITALSGEDCRSVVPVEPVQQPSELAPLGEARKKLGKLL; encoded by the coding sequence GTGAGCGATAACAGCAGTGATACCCGCCGTAAATTTACCAGCTATTTGCAGCTGGACTGCGAAGCCGATCGCCATGCCCTGGATGTGGTTGAATCCATTTCGCAGCGAGTACGCGGGGATTTCCTGCGTAATGCCATCATCACAACGGCGGCATTACATCAGCTCGACCCACGGTTACCGGTGTTGCTGGCCACGATGTATAACGGCCAGTTGACCAGCGAGCAGCTGGTCAACCTGGTCAGCCAGACAACCGGCTGGAAACCCGATATGGCGGCGATCCGCGACGTGATTACGGCGTTGTCCGGTGAGGATTGTCGATCGGTGGTTCCGGTCGAACCTGTTCAACAGCCGAGCGAATTGGCTCCCCTGGGAGAGGCGCGCAAGAAACTGGGTAAATTGCTCTAA
- a CDS encoding helix-turn-helix domain-containing protein, with translation MDVFELRLWRAGQYFTLSEARSLRPGSHWRQEDAAHALGVSERTYRTYENSGVSRSARLGIQTLMLIRLLPDLLRMDPPQIVLQLQALTRHDQTTPQSRGVVSLVMPSAGMKAWRGSLGWTQKQTADYLGVSLRTVKHYEQGPLPRRLMLAAQAVTLATLLPVWSTYPCARLLQVLDQLVNIDVN, from the coding sequence ATGGATGTTTTTGAATTGAGATTATGGCGTGCCGGTCAATATTTTACGCTGTCTGAGGCGCGTTCGCTACGTCCTGGTAGCCATTGGCGGCAAGAGGATGCAGCTCATGCTCTGGGGGTGTCAGAACGGACTTACCGAACCTATGAAAATAGTGGCGTGTCCCGATCGGCGCGTCTGGGGATCCAGACACTGATGTTGATCCGCCTGCTCCCCGATTTGCTCCGGATGGACCCACCGCAAATCGTCTTGCAACTGCAGGCGCTGACGCGCCATGACCAGACAACACCCCAGTCCAGAGGCGTGGTATCGCTTGTTATGCCTTCTGCAGGTATGAAGGCCTGGCGGGGTTCGCTGGGCTGGACGCAAAAACAGACCGCGGATTATCTGGGTGTTTCGCTGCGGACCGTCAAGCACTATGAGCAGGGGCCTTTGCCGCGTCGGCTGATGCTGGCCGCCCAGGCCGTTACGCTGGCCACGTTGTTGCCGGTCTGGTCAACCTATCCGTGTGCCAGGCTACTGCAGGTGCTGGATCAACTGGTCAATATCGACGTGAACTAG
- a CDS encoding antirestriction protein, protein MNTSVNTAQSDAGSVTKIEVTDARRRLAFVPRLFATPLGESMAISFLHKHSNYEGGMWAFYEVPRGLSGHVAPWTDIITTRPTGYIAPTEGTYRLSIPGNYFDAEVSADAAGIIATLFVLNQLAWKVSEMGSEYALTCQGLIDRQDALKDYVSSISHPERALIFRAID, encoded by the coding sequence ATGAATACCTCAGTAAATACCGCCCAATCCGATGCGGGATCCGTGACCAAAATCGAAGTTACCGATGCACGACGCCGTTTGGCCTTTGTTCCGAGGCTGTTTGCGACGCCGCTGGGTGAGAGTATGGCGATCAGCTTTTTGCATAAACACAGTAATTACGAGGGGGGCATGTGGGCTTTTTATGAGGTTCCGCGCGGACTCAGCGGCCATGTTGCTCCGTGGACGGATATCATAACAACCCGGCCAACGGGCTACATTGCCCCGACTGAGGGCACGTACAGGTTGAGTATTCCGGGGAACTACTTCGATGCAGAGGTCTCGGCCGATGCCGCTGGAATTATAGCGACCCTGTTTGTATTGAATCAGCTTGCCTGGAAGGTTTCCGAGATGGGAAGCGAATATGCGTTGACCTGTCAGGGACTTATCGACCGTCAGGATGCGCTAAAAGATTATGTCAGCAGCATAAGTCACCCTGAGAGAGCGCTGATTTTTCGCGCAATTGATTGA
- a CDS encoding ParB/RepB/Spo0J family partition protein: MSKTTTKPSAKKIVKTEAAQFVEATLAQAELKYVMLKELAATALNARITPRTTADIEGRAASIEGAGLLQNLVVYLMADGLYGVAAGETRRLGLNVLMEQGRSAAGVPVTPEFRVAVLVVCEDDAHAISIAENVQRSNLEPADQLESFRVMAEKGTSVERIGAILGYSTAHVKKCLKLTTVAPALLELLKTNDINFDQLAALGATDDHPRQIQAWEKGHYYEQYRTPKALRESVLNDEVSAVESDLVDFVGLEAYQAAGGETREDLFADSIILTNRLQLETMALAKLQDAADIVAKEEGWAWAQGRCKEVRSWGEDAKVFDVLYAHATLSDEQNAEVDQLESEKKLLESQLEGADADDEWEHTPRIGQINARLVEINEHAEINKWSLDVRDTAGVVAYLQDGKINIQRGLMKMEDIKLVEKTEREKANKETPPSEKGLSQVLVNSLSAERTLAVAASLAQNSMVALVLHTFTLTRRIFGKRYFSELHTSVDSQRSNCLNQSADAGSENGLANQTLNALHESWLSRFPQEWVDGFDWLLEWPQEDVLALLAYCVSHGLDGRECQLHDNRVGTKLARVEKALNFQIGDWWRPTSANYFSRIAKDQIVDALNSAGRAGNASDAEGMKRKEAAEFAEAVLKETSWLPACMSPAAQPQPVLESSTDTGTPLNTDSAADVRAAA; this comes from the coding sequence ATGTCCAAGACCACGACCAAACCAAGTGCAAAAAAAATCGTGAAGACTGAGGCTGCTCAGTTTGTCGAAGCGACCCTGGCTCAGGCCGAGTTGAAATATGTCATGCTCAAAGAGCTGGCTGCGACGGCCCTCAATGCGCGCATAACGCCCCGTACGACCGCAGATATTGAAGGGCGAGCGGCCAGTATTGAGGGCGCTGGGCTGCTGCAGAATCTCGTCGTGTATCTCATGGCTGATGGGTTGTACGGGGTTGCTGCCGGTGAAACCCGCCGTTTGGGCCTCAACGTGCTGATGGAGCAGGGACGGTCTGCGGCAGGCGTTCCTGTGACGCCAGAGTTCAGGGTAGCCGTCTTGGTGGTGTGTGAAGACGACGCTCATGCCATCTCCATCGCGGAAAACGTACAGCGCTCTAATCTGGAGCCTGCTGACCAACTGGAAAGCTTCCGCGTCATGGCGGAAAAGGGAACGTCTGTTGAACGGATCGGGGCCATTCTTGGTTACAGCACGGCTCATGTCAAAAAATGCCTCAAGTTGACGACCGTCGCGCCAGCCCTGCTGGAACTGCTGAAAACCAACGACATCAATTTTGACCAGTTAGCCGCACTGGGCGCAACCGATGATCACCCGCGTCAGATTCAGGCATGGGAAAAGGGTCATTATTACGAGCAATACCGTACACCCAAGGCGTTGCGTGAAAGCGTGCTGAACGATGAAGTGTCAGCGGTAGAGAGTGATTTGGTCGATTTTGTTGGGCTGGAAGCCTACCAAGCGGCAGGTGGTGAAACCCGTGAAGATTTGTTTGCTGACAGCATCATCCTGACCAATCGGTTGCAGTTGGAAACGATGGCGCTTGCCAAGCTGCAGGACGCGGCGGACATTGTCGCTAAAGAAGAAGGTTGGGCTTGGGCACAAGGCCGGTGCAAGGAAGTGAGGAGCTGGGGTGAGGATGCAAAGGTTTTCGACGTGCTCTATGCCCATGCCACGTTGAGCGACGAGCAGAATGCAGAAGTTGATCAACTGGAGTCTGAGAAAAAATTGCTCGAAAGCCAGCTCGAGGGCGCTGATGCCGACGACGAGTGGGAGCATACCCCGCGTATCGGGCAAATTAACGCACGTCTTGTCGAGATCAACGAACACGCTGAAATCAACAAATGGTCGCTGGATGTACGCGACACGGCGGGTGTGGTTGCCTATCTGCAAGACGGGAAAATTAATATCCAACGCGGTTTGATGAAGATGGAAGACATCAAGCTGGTTGAGAAAACCGAGCGTGAAAAAGCCAATAAAGAAACCCCACCGTCAGAGAAAGGGTTATCGCAGGTGTTGGTCAACAGTCTGTCTGCCGAACGCACTCTGGCCGTTGCCGCCTCGTTGGCACAAAATTCGATGGTTGCTCTTGTCCTGCACACCTTCACATTAACACGCCGGATCTTTGGAAAGAGGTATTTCAGCGAACTGCATACCTCCGTGGACAGCCAACGCAGCAACTGCCTGAACCAATCCGCGGACGCAGGCAGTGAAAACGGCCTCGCTAACCAGACGCTGAACGCGCTGCATGAGAGCTGGCTGAGTCGCTTTCCGCAGGAGTGGGTCGACGGGTTCGACTGGTTACTGGAATGGCCACAGGAAGACGTGCTGGCGCTGCTGGCCTACTGTGTTTCCCACGGTCTCGATGGCAGAGAGTGCCAATTGCATGACAACCGCGTGGGTACCAAGCTGGCGCGTGTTGAGAAGGCGCTGAACTTCCAGATCGGCGATTGGTGGAGACCGACCTCTGCCAACTATTTTTCACGCATCGCCAAAGACCAGATTGTTGACGCACTCAACAGTGCCGGTCGCGCCGGTAATGCCAGCGACGCCGAGGGCATGAAACGCAAAGAAGCGGCGGAGTTCGCCGAGGCCGTGCTGAAAGAGACCTCTTGGTTGCCCGCCTGCATGTCACCCGCAGCGCAGCCGCAGCCTGTGCTGGAGAGTTCCACTGATACGGGGACTCCCCTCAACACTGATTCTGCTGCTGACGTCCGCGCTGCCGCCTAA
- the psiB gene encoding conjugation system SOS inhibitor PsiB, translating into MKNQRLSLEQLTGMSATELEEYRDRGRAWRRMLNNAVLGALALPKGWVANAEEVCEFCGQVPVVCRISPKGDDVTAIYLCSAGADVPGWSAVLPYQGTSLTANQGDCIAWVHTADNFEPETINRVLNVVGEYYRHGFTRPEKLAVALRMGGFCV; encoded by the coding sequence ATGAAAAATCAAAGATTGAGCCTTGAGCAGTTAACCGGGATGAGTGCTACCGAACTGGAAGAGTATCGCGATCGGGGCAGGGCGTGGCGGAGAATGCTGAACAATGCCGTGCTGGGTGCGCTGGCGCTGCCGAAGGGGTGGGTAGCGAACGCAGAAGAGGTGTGCGAATTTTGTGGGCAGGTACCCGTGGTGTGTCGGATTAGCCCGAAGGGGGATGATGTTACCGCGATTTATCTGTGCAGCGCGGGGGCGGATGTGCCGGGCTGGTCTGCTGTTCTTCCGTACCAGGGAACATCGTTAACCGCTAACCAGGGCGACTGCATTGCCTGGGTGCATACCGCTGACAATTTTGAGCCGGAGACGATTAATCGGGTATTGAACGTGGTCGGTGAGTACTACCGTCATGGATTCACCCGCCCGGAGAAACTGGCGGTTGCGCTGAGAATGGGGGGATTTTGCGTATGA
- a CDS encoding plasmid SOS inhibition protein A yields MIPNNRALVPVNEYQQAAVHAVVLVERKKEQGKRLAAFPYAKAFFKVLNNGRGQILASDIRQISSNYFPDERGGSSIQQYIEALDRLIESGGQYSPLPLSGDVAATLFPAYGELCRERRERKWDMQAERKDRWQSREKQQQRRRYQNQLAQAEVELAFVTPSTVGAWYAYWSKRDIYEDDLTEGFFAWFERFPRMAGCNLQHYKSDALWAVMERLQQVEADLTDDERAFNALLIPNKLPRKV; encoded by the coding sequence ATGATCCCGAATAATCGCGCACTGGTGCCAGTCAACGAATATCAGCAAGCCGCCGTCCATGCCGTGGTGTTGGTCGAGCGTAAGAAAGAGCAGGGCAAGCGGCTCGCCGCGTTTCCGTATGCCAAAGCCTTTTTCAAGGTTCTGAACAACGGTCGAGGACAGATTTTAGCGAGCGATATTCGCCAAATATCGTCAAACTATTTCCCGGATGAGCGGGGTGGATCATCCATCCAGCAATACATTGAGGCGCTGGACAGGCTTATTGAGAGCGGTGGCCAATATAGTCCACTTCCGCTGTCCGGCGATGTTGCTGCAACCCTGTTCCCCGCCTATGGCGAACTTTGCCGGGAACGGCGGGAACGAAAGTGGGATATGCAGGCCGAACGGAAAGACCGTTGGCAGTCGAGGGAAAAACAGCAACAGCGCCGTCGCTATCAGAATCAGCTGGCGCAGGCCGAAGTTGAACTGGCGTTTGTAACGCCAAGTACGGTCGGCGCATGGTATGCGTACTGGAGCAAGCGCGACATTTACGAGGACGACCTGACCGAGGGATTTTTCGCGTGGTTCGAGCGGTTTCCGCGCATGGCTGGCTGTAACCTGCAGCATTATAAATCTGATGCGCTGTGGGCGGTGATGGAAAGATTGCAGCAGGTTGAAGCTGATTTGACTGATGACGAACGGGCATTCAACGCGTTGCTTATTCCGAATAAACTGCCACGTAAGGTATGA
- a CDS encoding type II toxin-antitoxin system HigB family toxin, translating into MHVISRQPFNEAAGKYPNSALALLDLMRVLEKKTFNSPDEMKRAIPSLDNFKYRKKWWVIDVSGNTLRLMAFIDFEKQKFFVKHIATHAEYDKLTKYYREHKE; encoded by the coding sequence GTGCATGTGATCAGTAGACAGCCGTTTAATGAGGCTGCCGGGAAATACCCTAATAGCGCGTTGGCGCTTCTGGATCTGATGAGGGTTCTGGAAAAAAAGACCTTTAACAGCCCGGATGAGATGAAAAGAGCGATCCCGTCACTGGATAACTTCAAATACCGTAAGAAATGGTGGGTGATTGATGTGTCCGGTAACACGTTGCGGTTGATGGCTTTCATTGACTTTGAAAAGCAAAAGTTTTTTGTAAAGCACATTGCGACTCACGCCGAATACGACAAGTTAACCAAGTACTATAGGGAGCATAAAGAATGA
- a CDS encoding helix-turn-helix domain-containing protein: MTVATHIDAASAEGMIATFANAVKCIPLMTGDKSEAEYKKALELIEYLVDRDELSNPLFEPLAAKIAEYENSAPEFEAFNRRLAAIPTGIAALRTLMDQQGLKAADLEDELGSKSNVSNILSGRRALTVQHIKALATRFDVPADLFI; this comes from the coding sequence ATGACTGTTGCCACTCATATCGACGCCGCCAGTGCCGAAGGCATGATCGCGACATTTGCCAACGCGGTGAAATGCATTCCTCTGATGACCGGTGATAAAAGCGAGGCTGAATATAAAAAAGCCCTCGAGCTGATTGAGTATCTTGTCGATCGCGACGAGCTGAGCAACCCGCTTTTTGAACCGCTTGCGGCCAAAATTGCAGAGTATGAAAACAGCGCCCCGGAATTTGAGGCGTTTAACCGTCGCTTGGCGGCGATCCCTACCGGGATCGCCGCGTTGCGCACCCTGATGGATCAGCAGGGTTTAAAAGCCGCTGATCTGGAAGATGAGTTGGGGTCTAAAAGCAATGTCAGCAACATTCTCAGTGGTCGCCGTGCGTTGACTGTGCAGCACATCAAGGCGCTGGCGACGCGTTTTGATGTCCCTGCTGATTTGTTCATTTGA
- a CDS encoding DUF932 domain-containing protein encodes MQRLYSGFRNANVIRKDRPLTNNELATFVPSVFSEEKHASRSERYTYIPTISLLDKLREEGFQPFYACQTKVRDEGKRGHTRHMLRLRRDGFGQHDEVPEIILLNSHDGSSSYQMIPGVFRFVCNNGLVCGDTFGEVRVPHKGDVVGKVIEGAYEVLSLFDKVTESREEMKSITLNRDEQMLYADAALGYKYFETHQPISAEQVLQARRREDNNPDLWTTYQRVQENMIKGGIDGRTATGKRSKTRAVNGITGDIKLNNALWKMAEAMKALK; translated from the coding sequence ATGCAAAGATTATATTCAGGTTTCCGCAACGCCAATGTTATCCGTAAAGATCGCCCGTTGACCAACAATGAGTTGGCCACGTTTGTTCCCAGCGTTTTTTCCGAGGAGAAACATGCCTCCCGTAGTGAGCGTTATACCTACATTCCGACGATCAGCTTGTTGGATAAATTGCGGGAGGAAGGATTCCAACCGTTTTACGCCTGTCAGACAAAGGTTCGCGATGAAGGCAAGCGAGGCCATACACGCCATATGCTTCGCCTGCGCCGTGATGGCTTCGGACAGCATGATGAAGTTCCGGAAATCATTTTGCTAAACAGTCATGACGGTAGCAGTAGTTACCAGATGATCCCCGGCGTTTTCCGTTTCGTCTGCAATAACGGATTGGTGTGTGGTGATACGTTCGGTGAGGTTCGCGTGCCTCACAAAGGGGATGTCGTCGGGAAAGTTATCGAAGGGGCGTATGAGGTTCTCAGTCTGTTCGATAAAGTCACCGAGTCACGCGAGGAAATGAAATCCATAACGTTAAATCGTGATGAGCAAATGCTCTACGCAGATGCTGCATTGGGTTACAAATATTTCGAAACTCACCAGCCTATATCTGCCGAGCAAGTGCTACAGGCAAGACGGCGAGAAGATAACAACCCCGATTTATGGACAACCTACCAGCGTGTTCAAGAGAACATGATCAAAGGTGGTATTGATGGGCGAACGGCGACCGGGAAACGCAGTAAAACGCGCGCAGTGAATGGCATAACGGGTGACATTAAACTCAATAATGCACTATGGAAAATGGCCGAAGCGATGAAGGCATTGAAATAA
- a CDS encoding DUF5983 family protein has protein sequence MRKTVEIKRCLVCSTAHMTIEDNATLGLIANCASEKYNWIMEYDYGFVIDLWGYRYIVLRLKALGLSKKFRKFVYSMTVKHDLNMIQFDVDGDTIDEMPTYYW, from the coding sequence ATGAGAAAAACTGTTGAGATAAAGCGGTGTCTGGTATGCAGTACTGCACATATGACGATTGAAGACAATGCGACTCTGGGGTTGATAGCAAATTGCGCGTCTGAGAAATACAACTGGATAATGGAATATGATTATGGTTTCGTTATTGACTTGTGGGGATACCGATACATCGTTTTGCGATTGAAAGCGTTAGGGCTGTCAAAGAAATTTAGAAAGTTTGTCTATTCAATGACCGTTAAGCATGACCTGAATATGATTCAGTTTGATGTAGATGGGGATACAATAGACGAGATGCCAACGTACTACTGGTGA
- a CDS encoding mobilization protein MobC, with translation MAAKNQYSSEQLELAKVQLDELPDLSKERLTGKEVLEGLKDKIIVLATQKGYTAKDIKSALEACEITVSERSIQDMIKSTVSSKRKTATPRKLKTINNAQPDSVHSGNSAAQN, from the coding sequence ATGGCAGCAAAAAATCAGTACAGCTCAGAGCAATTAGAATTGGCTAAAGTTCAGCTTGATGAGCTTCCAGATTTGAGCAAAGAAAGACTCACTGGAAAAGAAGTTCTGGAAGGATTGAAAGACAAAATTATTGTATTGGCTACGCAAAAAGGGTACACCGCCAAGGACATTAAATCCGCCCTCGAAGCATGCGAAATCACAGTCAGTGAACGTTCCATTCAGGACATGATAAAAAGCACAGTTTCCTCGAAGAGGAAAACAGCAACACCACGTAAGTTGAAAACGATAAATAATGCACAACCTGACTCAGTTCATAGTGGCAATTCGGCTGCACAAAACTAA
- the mobA gene encoding plasmid mobilization protein MobA codes for MSKSESRNRTALLPSIRCFPEDKDAVMKKADAAGLSIGAFMLRSALGRRIEAKCDTELIMELRRLGGLQKHLFKEGGGVLSKEYSDVLMTIQKAILKVGME; via the coding sequence ATGAGTAAAAGCGAAAGCCGGAACAGAACAGCCCTGCTTCCCAGCATTCGTTGTTTTCCTGAAGACAAAGATGCCGTCATGAAGAAGGCCGATGCCGCAGGATTAAGTATCGGAGCTTTCATGCTTCGTAGTGCCCTCGGTCGTCGTATCGAGGCCAAATGTGATACAGAACTGATTATGGAACTCCGCCGTCTTGGTGGCTTGCAAAAGCACCTGTTTAAAGAGGGCGGCGGGGTGTTGAGTAAAGAGTATTCTGACGTGTTGATGACGATTCAGAAGGCAATCTTAAAAGTGGGTATGGAGTGA